A genomic window from Streptomyces sp. NBC_01429 includes:
- a CDS encoding HelD family protein yields MSTEELQSEQQFVSLLHERLDALREQAETAVESATGQVTTVRQARVERDISVAEQSGLVARLNAVESGLCFGRLDFADGAAGDAEGEAGPGEGGGATRHIGRIGMRRDNSERTPLLIDWRAPVARPFYLATGHTPMGLRRRRHITTRGREVTALHDEIMDLNDTTRTGYENPDADAVLLSALNSARTGRMSDIVQTIQAEQDRIIRAPHQGVLVVEGGPGTGKTAVALHRAAYLLYAHREQLARRAVLIVGPNPAFLGYIGEVLPSLGESGVLLATVGELFPGVVATGTDTPEAAEVKGRADMARVLAEEVRDRQTLPDPELEIRHEDHGTLTLDRDTAREARQRARDTGLPHNLARPVFAFRIIDALTEQLTDRIGADPLGGPNLLDASDIAQLGKDIATSREVQAAIDTLWPTLTPRRLVADFLADPGRLAPRDAAAVRRAGTRTGTDVIDDWTPADVPLLDEAAELLGEDDSAARAEAARERQERIDYARGVLELSYGSRTQEFEDKDDDESEVLAAHDIIDADRFADRHEEADTRTAAERAAADRTWAFGHIVVDEAQELSAMAWRLLMRRCPSRSMTLVGDPAQTGDAAGCDSWDQILEPYVQSRWELTRLGVNYRTPAEIMEVAAEVRRTADPLFEPPTSVRSTGTGPVVRSALPAELARRAREMATSLVSDHPVEGRLAVIAPTALLPALAAELPDASWAATPDLTRPVVLLDARRAKGLEFDTVVVVDPEAIMDGSPRGTNDLYVALTRATQRLAVVRDAEVPSRLKSLTP; encoded by the coding sequence TTGTCAACCGAGGAATTGCAGAGCGAACAGCAATTCGTCTCCCTCCTCCACGAGCGGCTCGACGCTCTCAGAGAGCAGGCCGAGACCGCCGTGGAGTCGGCGACCGGCCAGGTCACCACGGTGCGCCAGGCCCGTGTCGAGCGTGACATCAGCGTCGCGGAACAGTCCGGCCTGGTGGCGCGGCTGAACGCGGTGGAATCCGGCCTCTGCTTCGGCCGGCTCGACTTCGCGGACGGCGCCGCGGGCGATGCCGAAGGCGAGGCCGGTCCCGGTGAGGGCGGGGGCGCGACCCGGCACATCGGCCGTATCGGCATGCGCCGGGACAACAGCGAGCGCACCCCGCTGCTCATCGACTGGCGGGCCCCGGTGGCGCGCCCCTTCTATCTGGCCACCGGCCACACCCCGATGGGGCTGCGCCGACGCCGCCACATCACCACCCGGGGGCGCGAGGTCACCGCGCTGCACGACGAGATCATGGATCTCAACGACACCACCCGCACCGGATACGAGAACCCGGACGCCGATGCCGTGCTCCTGTCCGCGCTCAACTCCGCGCGTACGGGCCGGATGAGCGACATCGTGCAGACCATCCAGGCCGAACAGGACCGCATCATCCGCGCCCCGCACCAGGGAGTGCTGGTGGTCGAGGGCGGCCCCGGCACCGGCAAGACCGCCGTCGCGCTGCACCGGGCCGCGTATCTGCTCTACGCCCACCGCGAGCAGCTCGCCCGCCGCGCGGTGCTGATCGTCGGACCGAACCCGGCCTTCCTCGGCTACATCGGCGAGGTGCTGCCCTCGCTCGGCGAGAGCGGGGTGCTGCTGGCGACGGTCGGGGAACTGTTCCCCGGCGTGGTCGCCACCGGTACGGACACCCCCGAGGCGGCCGAGGTCAAGGGCCGGGCCGACATGGCGCGGGTGCTGGCCGAGGAGGTACGCGACCGGCAGACCCTGCCCGATCCCGAACTGGAGATCCGGCACGAGGACCACGGCACGCTGACGCTCGACCGCGACACGGCCCGCGAGGCCCGGCAGCGCGCCAGGGACACCGGACTGCCGCACAATCTGGCCCGGCCCGTCTTCGCCTTCCGGATCATCGACGCGCTGACCGAACAGCTCACGGACCGGATCGGCGCCGATCCGCTGGGCGGCCCCAACCTCCTCGACGCCTCCGACATCGCCCAGCTGGGCAAGGACATCGCCACCAGCCGCGAGGTCCAGGCCGCCATCGACACGCTCTGGCCCACGCTCACCCCGCGGCGGCTCGTCGCGGACTTCCTGGCCGACCCCGGCCGGCTCGCCCCGCGCGACGCCGCCGCCGTACGCCGGGCCGGTACCCGAACCGGCACGGACGTCATCGACGACTGGACCCCCGCCGATGTGCCGCTGCTGGACGAGGCGGCCGAACTCCTCGGCGAGGACGACTCGGCGGCCCGCGCGGAGGCGGCGCGCGAGCGCCAGGAGCGGATCGACTACGCGCGGGGCGTGCTGGAGCTGTCGTACGGCTCCCGTACCCAGGAGTTCGAGGACAAGGACGACGACGAGTCCGAGGTCCTCGCCGCCCACGACATCATCGACGCCGACCGCTTCGCCGACCGGCACGAGGAGGCCGACACCCGCACCGCCGCCGAGCGGGCCGCCGCCGACCGCACCTGGGCCTTCGGCCATATCGTGGTGGACGAGGCGCAGGAACTGTCCGCCATGGCCTGGCGGTTGCTGATGCGCCGCTGTCCGAGCCGCTCCATGACCCTGGTCGGCGACCCCGCCCAGACCGGCGACGCGGCGGGCTGCGACTCCTGGGACCAGATCCTGGAGCCGTACGTCCAGAGCCGCTGGGAGCTGACCAGGCTGGGCGTCAACTACCGTACGCCCGCCGAGATCATGGAGGTCGCCGCCGAGGTGCGGCGTACGGCGGACCCGCTCTTCGAGCCGCCCACCTCGGTACGGTCGACGGGCACCGGCCCGGTCGTACGGTCCGCGCTCCCGGCCGAACTCGCCCGCAGGGCGAGGGAGATGGCGACGTCCCTCGTCTCGGACCATCCGGTCGAGGGCCGGCTCGCGGTCATCGCCCCCACCGCGCTGCTGCCCGCCCTCGCCGCCGAACTCCCCGACGCCTCCTGGGCGGCCACCCCCGACCTCACCCGCCCGGTGGTCCTGCTCGACGCCCGCCGGGCGAAGGGCCTGGAGTTCGACACGGTCGTGGTCGTCGACCCCGAGGCCATCATGGACGGCTCGCCGCGCGGCACCAACGACCTGTACGTCGCCCTGACCCGGGCCACCCAGCGGCTCGCGGTGGTACGGGACGCGGAGGTCCCCTCCCGGCTCAAGTCGCTGACGCCGTAG
- a CDS encoding GntR family transcriptional regulator translates to MTSGREKAYAYLKENVLTDPDRQDEFLSEQELADRLGLSRTPIREALLLLAAEDLVRLVPRRGAQIVPLSGREITELMELRGIVERYAAEQIIPGGRAPLAELTGLLDRQRALSGPEHAKEFIAVDHLFHATMVAAAGNTLLSRHYDGLRSRQIRAGVVALYNQHGRQQSVLTEHQAILEAIAADDRGAARTAIDSHLETTLKVLLAG, encoded by the coding sequence GTGACGTCGGGCCGGGAGAAGGCGTACGCGTACCTCAAGGAGAACGTCCTCACCGACCCGGACCGGCAGGACGAGTTCCTCTCCGAGCAGGAGCTGGCCGACCGCCTCGGGCTCTCCCGTACCCCCATCCGCGAGGCGCTGCTGCTGCTCGCCGCCGAGGACCTGGTACGGCTGGTCCCCCGGCGCGGCGCGCAGATCGTGCCGTTGTCGGGGCGCGAGATCACCGAGCTGATGGAGCTGCGCGGCATCGTCGAGCGGTACGCGGCCGAGCAGATCATCCCCGGCGGCCGGGCCCCCCTGGCGGAACTGACCGGACTGCTCGACCGCCAGCGCGCCCTGAGCGGGCCCGAGCACGCCAAGGAGTTCATCGCCGTGGACCATCTCTTCCACGCGACGATGGTCGCCGCCGCGGGCAACACCCTCCTCAGCCGCCATTACGACGGCCTGCGCAGCCGGCAGATCCGGGCCGGGGTGGTCGCCCTGTACAACCAGCACGGCCGCCAGCAGTCCGTGCTGACCGAGCATCAGGCGATCCTGGAGGCCATCGCGGCCGACGACCGGGGGGCCGCCCGGACGGCGATCGACAGCCACCTGGAGACGACCCTCAAGGTGCTGCTCGCCGGTTAG
- a CDS encoding carbon-nitrogen hydrolase family protein, translated as MRIALSQITTGPDPEHNLKLLAEQARRAADGDARIVVFPEAAMACFGTPLAPLAEPLDGPWATGVRRIAEETGLVVVAGMFTPGPDGKVANTLLATGPGVEAAYDKIHLFDAFGYAESDSVEPGSQVVTIEVDGARVGLATCYDVRFPELFRAHADAGARLSLLLASWGAGPGKREQWELLTRARALDATLWLAAVGQADPAASGIPATSNAPTGIGRSAVIGPDGTVRHSLEDGPGMLLADLDLAEVAAVRRTIPVLANRRLPSA; from the coding sequence ATGCGTATCGCCCTGAGCCAGATCACCACCGGCCCCGACCCCGAGCACAACCTCAAGCTCCTGGCCGAACAGGCCCGCCGCGCGGCGGACGGGGACGCCCGGATCGTCGTCTTCCCCGAGGCCGCGATGGCCTGCTTCGGAACGCCCCTCGCCCCGCTCGCCGAACCCCTCGACGGCCCCTGGGCGACCGGTGTCCGGCGGATCGCCGAGGAGACCGGACTCGTCGTGGTGGCCGGCATGTTCACCCCGGGCCCGGACGGAAAGGTGGCCAACACCCTGCTCGCCACCGGCCCCGGGGTCGAGGCCGCCTACGACAAGATCCACCTCTTCGACGCCTTCGGCTATGCCGAGTCGGACTCCGTGGAGCCGGGCTCGCAGGTCGTCACCATCGAGGTCGACGGCGCCCGCGTCGGCCTCGCCACCTGCTACGACGTCCGCTTCCCCGAACTCTTCCGGGCCCACGCCGACGCGGGCGCGCGGCTCTCGCTGCTGCTCGCCTCCTGGGGCGCCGGGCCCGGCAAGCGCGAGCAGTGGGAGCTGCTGACCCGTGCCCGCGCACTCGACGCGACGCTCTGGCTCGCCGCCGTCGGCCAGGCCGACCCGGCGGCGTCCGGTATCCCGGCGACCTCGAACGCGCCGACCGGGATCGGCCGCAGCGCGGTCATCGGGCCGGACGGAACCGTGCGGCACAGCCTGGAGGACGGACCGGGCATGCTCCTCGCCGACCTGGACCTGGCCGAGGTCGCCGCCGTCCGCCGGACCATCCCGGTCCTGGCCAACCGGCGGCTGCCGTCGGCCTGA
- a CDS encoding MFS transporter: protein MSGSPDGDGDKRPPGASAVRRAFFASLTGTALEWYDFAIYSVAAALVFGDVFFPSEDPATGTLLAFSTYAVGYVSRPLGGFVFGRLGDKIGRKKVLIATLVLIGVATLLIGVLPSYATIGVAAPIALVILRFAQGVGVGGEWGGAVLLSSEFGDPRRRGFYASAAQIGPPAGNLMANGVLALLGAVLTESQFLSWGWRVAFLLSGVLVFFGLWIRAKLEETPVFQAMEAEKTRPEAPIREVFTTHPRALVAAILSRIAPDVLYALFTVFVLTYATGELGMSRGSALAAVLIGSSLQVFLIPLAGALSDRVNRRLLYGVSAVGAGVWPFLFFPMASGGSWPLLVVGVVVALALHSLMYGPQAAFIAEQFSPRLRYTGSSLAYTLAGVVGGAIAPLLFTALLDSYKSWIPLALYVAVTAVLTVTGLCLGRDGTDDDDLTAPGSAAEQPVPSPGGATA from the coding sequence GTGAGCGGGAGCCCGGACGGGGACGGGGACAAGCGGCCGCCGGGGGCGTCCGCGGTCCGCCGCGCCTTCTTCGCGAGCCTGACCGGGACCGCCCTGGAGTGGTACGACTTCGCCATCTACTCCGTGGCCGCGGCGCTGGTCTTCGGCGATGTCTTCTTCCCCTCCGAGGACCCCGCCACCGGCACCCTGCTGGCCTTCTCCACCTACGCCGTCGGCTATGTGTCGCGGCCGCTCGGCGGATTCGTCTTCGGCCGCCTCGGGGACAAGATCGGCCGCAAGAAGGTCCTCATCGCGACGCTCGTGCTGATCGGGGTCGCCACCCTCCTGATCGGCGTGCTGCCCTCGTACGCCACGATCGGTGTCGCGGCGCCCATCGCCCTGGTGATCCTCCGCTTCGCGCAGGGCGTCGGGGTCGGCGGCGAGTGGGGCGGCGCCGTACTGCTGTCCAGCGAGTTCGGCGATCCGCGCCGGCGCGGCTTCTACGCCTCGGCCGCCCAGATCGGCCCGCCGGCCGGCAACCTCATGGCCAACGGCGTACTGGCGCTCCTCGGCGCCGTGCTGACGGAGAGTCAGTTCCTCTCCTGGGGCTGGCGGGTGGCGTTCCTGCTCTCCGGCGTGCTGGTCTTCTTCGGCCTGTGGATCCGCGCGAAGCTGGAGGAGACGCCCGTCTTCCAGGCGATGGAGGCCGAGAAGACCCGCCCCGAGGCGCCGATCCGCGAGGTCTTCACCACGCACCCCCGCGCGCTGGTGGCGGCGATCCTCAGCCGGATCGCCCCCGACGTGCTGTACGCGCTGTTCACCGTCTTCGTACTCACCTACGCGACGGGCGAACTCGGCATGTCACGCGGCTCCGCCCTGGCCGCCGTACTCATCGGCTCCTCGCTCCAGGTCTTCCTCATCCCGCTCGCCGGCGCCCTCTCCGACCGCGTCAACCGCCGCCTCCTGTACGGGGTTTCCGCCGTGGGCGCCGGGGTGTGGCCGTTCCTGTTCTTCCCCATGGCGAGCGGCGGGAGCTGGCCGCTGCTCGTGGTCGGGGTGGTCGTGGCGCTGGCCCTCCATTCGCTGATGTACGGGCCGCAGGCGGCCTTCATCGCCGAACAGTTCTCCCCGAGGCTGCGCTACACCGGATCCTCGCTCGCCTACACCCTGGCCGGGGTGGTGGGCGGCGCCATCGCGCCCCTGCTGTTCACCGCGCTGCTCGACTCCTACAAGTCGTGGATCCCGCTGGCCCTGTACGTCGCGGTCACCGCCGTGCTCACGGTCACCGGCCTGTGTCTGGGCCGGGACGGGACCGACGACGACGATCTGACCGCGCCCGGGAGCGCCGCCGAGCAGCCCGTCCCCTCGCCGGGGGGCGCCACCGCCTGA
- a CDS encoding DUF2848 domain-containing protein, with the protein MAQLTFELPDGTTRSVDVVQVLNAGYAGRSQDDVAAHVAELAELGVPAPSVTPALYPVSPYLAQHTDRVSVQHGRTSGEAEWALVVDGTGELLLTAACDHTDRELEVHGVAWSKNASPDVLARRAWLLADVQDRLDGLTLRAWVGRDGEESVIQDGTLAELLTPAYWAEVLRERGDLVPGTVLISGTIPMVEGVDQFADRWRVELADPATGDTIGLAYDVVRMPVPIG; encoded by the coding sequence ATGGCGCAGCTGACCTTCGAACTTCCCGACGGCACCACCAGGTCCGTCGATGTCGTCCAGGTGCTCAACGCGGGCTACGCGGGACGCAGCCAGGACGATGTGGCCGCGCACGTCGCCGAGCTGGCCGAACTGGGGGTGCCCGCGCCCTCCGTGACGCCCGCGCTCTACCCCGTGTCGCCGTACCTCGCCCAGCACACGGACCGGGTCAGCGTGCAGCACGGGCGCACCTCGGGCGAGGCCGAATGGGCCCTGGTGGTGGACGGTACGGGGGAGCTGCTCCTGACGGCGGCCTGCGACCACACCGATCGCGAGCTGGAGGTGCACGGGGTGGCGTGGAGCAAGAACGCGAGCCCGGATGTGCTGGCCCGGCGGGCCTGGCTCCTGGCCGATGTGCAGGACCGGCTGGACGGGCTGACGCTGCGGGCCTGGGTGGGCCGGGACGGCGAGGAGAGCGTCATCCAGGACGGCACGCTGGCGGAGCTGCTGACCCCGGCGTACTGGGCCGAGGTGCTGCGGGAGCGCGGCGACCTGGTGCCGGGGACGGTGCTGATCTCCGGCACGATCCCGATGGTGGAGGGCGTCGACCAGTTCGCCGACCGGTGGCGGGTGGAGCTGGCCGATCCGGCCACCGGGGACACGATCGGCCTCGCCTACGACGTGGTGCGGATGCCCGTGCCGATCGGCTGA
- a CDS encoding ABC transporter ATP-binding protein — protein sequence MTTPAPDHAPDPEPESAPPADSRPGGPGLSARAAFARFWPLTRGDRRWLALICGCVIVAALTETAAILLFADLTDNALQQGSLDAFWSPAGQWLAVAVFGAGVAYTGNSLAAWTAERFVLRLRARVFGHVQDLPPDFFARHRTGDLVERLTGDIEAVERMVVSGVVGTVSAVFGTLFFSAAAFWLRWDLALAAFVLAPLFWLAAKGFSGRIKAVARQERAADGAITSVVEESLGHVVLTQAYHRKAAEEKRLHREARAWMRASVTGARMSERYEQLVEVIETVCVLAVIGIGAWEISRGRMTIGQLLAFAAFLGYLYPPVRNLGQLGLTLTAATAGAERLLDILDAEPAVTDPPPGRAAAPWPVRGVVEFDRVGFRYPGAAARTLDGITFTLYPGEFTLITGASGAGKSTVSGLLPRFYDPEEGTVRLDGVPLPALPLAFLRENVTLLPQETLILHDTIRENIACGRQGATDEEIVGAARAAAAHEFVVALPDGYDTPIDPHTARLSGGQSQRLAIARAMLRDAPVLVLDEPTTGLDALAARRVMGPLRRLMAGRTTLMITHDLGLAPDADRILVLDEGRIVESGTHHELLAADGAYTRLYRARGRYEPPGPATGPAQPIGTGIRTTS from the coding sequence ATGACCACACCCGCGCCGGACCACGCCCCGGACCCCGAGCCCGAGTCCGCGCCGCCCGCCGATTCACGGCCCGGCGGCCCCGGGCTCTCCGCCCGTGCCGCCTTCGCCCGCTTCTGGCCGCTGACCAGAGGCGACCGCCGCTGGCTCGCGCTGATCTGCGGCTGCGTGATCGTCGCCGCGCTCACCGAGACCGCCGCGATCCTCCTCTTCGCCGACCTCACCGACAACGCCCTCCAGCAGGGCTCCCTCGACGCGTTCTGGTCGCCCGCCGGGCAGTGGCTCGCCGTGGCGGTCTTCGGCGCGGGCGTCGCGTACACCGGCAACTCGCTCGCCGCCTGGACGGCGGAGCGCTTCGTCCTGCGGCTGCGCGCCCGCGTCTTCGGCCATGTCCAGGATCTGCCCCCGGACTTCTTCGCCCGCCATCGCACCGGTGACCTGGTCGAACGGCTCACCGGCGATATCGAGGCCGTCGAGCGGATGGTGGTGTCGGGAGTCGTCGGCACCGTCTCGGCCGTCTTCGGCACGCTCTTCTTCTCCGCCGCCGCCTTCTGGCTCCGCTGGGATCTGGCGCTGGCCGCGTTCGTCCTCGCGCCGCTGTTCTGGCTGGCGGCCAAGGGCTTCTCGGGCCGGATCAAGGCGGTCGCCCGCCAGGAACGGGCCGCCGACGGCGCGATCACCTCCGTCGTCGAGGAGTCGCTCGGCCATGTCGTCCTCACCCAGGCGTACCACCGCAAGGCGGCCGAGGAGAAGCGCCTGCACCGCGAGGCGCGCGCCTGGATGCGCGCGTCCGTGACCGGCGCGCGGATGAGTGAGCGCTACGAGCAGCTCGTCGAGGTCATCGAGACTGTGTGCGTCCTCGCCGTCATCGGGATCGGCGCATGGGAGATCTCCCGGGGCCGGATGACCATCGGCCAGCTCCTCGCCTTCGCCGCGTTCCTCGGCTACCTCTACCCGCCCGTCAGAAACCTCGGACAGCTCGGCCTCACCCTCACCGCCGCGACCGCCGGCGCGGAACGGCTGCTCGACATCCTCGACGCCGAACCCGCCGTCACCGACCCGCCGCCCGGCCGGGCCGCAGCGCCCTGGCCGGTACGGGGCGTCGTGGAGTTCGACCGGGTCGGCTTCCGCTACCCCGGGGCTGCGGCGCGGACCCTCGACGGGATCACGTTCACGCTCTACCCGGGAGAGTTCACGCTGATCACCGGTGCCAGCGGCGCCGGCAAGTCGACCGTCTCCGGGCTGCTCCCGCGCTTCTACGACCCGGAGGAGGGGACGGTACGGCTCGACGGCGTCCCGCTGCCCGCGCTGCCTCTCGCGTTCCTGCGCGAGAACGTCACCCTGCTGCCGCAGGAGACGCTCATCCTGCACGACACGATCCGCGAGAACATCGCCTGCGGGCGGCAGGGCGCCACCGACGAGGAGATCGTCGGCGCGGCCCGGGCCGCCGCCGCCCACGAGTTCGTCGTGGCGCTCCCCGACGGTTACGACACCCCGATCGACCCGCACACCGCCCGGCTCTCCGGCGGCCAGTCGCAGCGCCTCGCGATCGCCCGCGCGATGCTGCGCGACGCGCCCGTACTCGTCCTGGACGAACCCACCACCGGCCTGGACGCCCTCGCCGCGCGCCGTGTCATGGGCCCGCTGCGCCGGCTGATGGCGGGCCGTACGACCCTCATGATCACGCACGATCTGGGGCTCGCCCCGGACGCGGACCGGATCCTCGTCCTGGACGAGGGCCGGATCGTCGAATCCGGCACGCACCACGAACTCCTCGCCGCCGACGGCGCCTACACCCGTCTGTACCGGGCGCGCGGCCGGTACGAGCCGCCCGGCCCGGCCACCGGCCCGGCTCAGCCGATCGGCACGGGCATCCGCACCACGTCGTAG
- a CDS encoding NAD(P)/FAD-dependent oxidoreductase has translation MSTSHTPGAADYAALAAELAVTAAEASAPELLAPDVVIVGAGPAGLTAAAELAPWLSAGRVLVLDREPAAGGIPRHSDHTGYGIRDLKRVVTGPAYARTLVDKALAAGADIRTEATVTGWSGDRSLDVTTPDGRLRVDARAVILATGARERPRSARLIPGDRPSGVYTTGQLQNLVHLHHQEVGRRAVVVGAELVSWSAVLTLREAGCRTVLMTTEHETPDAYAAFHLPGRALLGGPLATGTRITRIIGRGRLRAVEVEETATGLRRTVECDTLILTGDWIPDHELVRAAGLDLDPGTKGPLVDTALRTSRPGVFAAGNLLHAVDTADIAALDGRHVARQVRLWLDGHEAHGTAVPIVADAPFRWVAPGLLRVGDPAPPRGRLLLWTDRLVRAPRVTVRQGSRTLNRRAVPWPAAPGRVFRVPWNVLRDVDPKGGPVRIGL, from the coding sequence ATGAGCACGTCGCACACCCCCGGGGCCGCCGACTACGCGGCGCTCGCCGCTGAGCTGGCCGTGACGGCCGCCGAGGCGTCCGCCCCCGAACTGCTCGCGCCCGACGTCGTGATCGTCGGCGCCGGACCCGCCGGGCTCACCGCCGCCGCCGAACTCGCGCCGTGGCTCAGCGCGGGCCGCGTCCTGGTCCTCGACCGGGAACCGGCGGCGGGCGGCATCCCCCGCCACAGCGACCACACCGGTTACGGAATCCGCGACCTCAAGCGGGTGGTCACCGGCCCCGCGTACGCCCGTACGCTCGTGGACAAGGCGCTCGCCGCCGGCGCCGACATCCGTACCGAGGCCACCGTCACCGGCTGGTCCGGCGACCGGTCGCTCGACGTCACCACTCCGGACGGCCGGCTGCGCGTCGACGCCCGCGCGGTGATCCTCGCCACCGGCGCCAGGGAACGCCCCCGCTCCGCCCGGCTCATCCCCGGCGACCGGCCCTCCGGCGTGTACACGACGGGGCAGTTGCAGAACCTCGTCCACCTCCACCACCAGGAGGTCGGCCGGCGGGCCGTCGTCGTCGGCGCCGAGCTGGTCAGCTGGTCGGCCGTGCTCACCCTGCGCGAGGCGGGGTGCCGGACGGTGCTCATGACGACCGAGCACGAGACCCCCGACGCGTACGCGGCGTTCCACCTGCCGGGCCGCGCCCTGCTGGGCGGACCGCTGGCGACCGGGACGAGGATCACCCGGATCATCGGCCGCGGCAGGCTGCGGGCCGTGGAGGTGGAGGAGACCGCCACCGGGCTGCGGCGCACCGTCGAGTGCGACACGCTGATCCTGACCGGTGACTGGATCCCGGACCACGAACTGGTCCGGGCGGCCGGGCTCGACCTCGACCCGGGGACGAAGGGGCCGCTGGTGGACACCGCGCTGCGGACCAGCCGCCCGGGGGTCTTCGCCGCCGGGAATCTGCTGCACGCGGTGGACACGGCCGATATCGCCGCACTGGACGGGCGGCACGTCGCGCGCCAGGTACGGCTGTGGCTGGACGGGCACGAGGCGCACGGGACCGCCGTACCGATCGTCGCCGACGCCCCGTTCCGCTGGGTGGCCCCCGGGCTGCTGCGGGTCGGCGATCCCGCGCCGCCGCGCGGCCGGCTGCTGCTCTGGACGGACCGGCTGGTGCGCGCGCCCAGGGTGACGGTGCGCCAGGGGTCCCGGACGCTCAACCGCAGGGCGGTGCCGTGGCCGGCCGCTCCCGGGCGGGTGTTCCGGGTGCCGTGGAACGTGCTGCGCGATGTCGATCCGAAGGGCGGGCCGGTCCGTATCGGTCTGTGA
- a CDS encoding NAD(P)/FAD-dependent oxidoreductase, translated as MTDHSPPTGPVAREEVTGRPHAHERENADAYGKVYDVAVIGAGVVGSAIARDLSGHDLSVVLLDARDDVGDGTSKANTAILHTGFDAKPGTLESRLVRRGYELLSGYAEETGIPVERTGALLVAWNQEELDALPGLRDKAVANGYEHCEPVTADEVYRQVPALGPGALGGLTVPDESIICTWTTTLALATDARARGATLLLGHRVEGVERGEGAGQVDGAEQVDGAERGAGATTLRTPHGPVTARWVVNAAGLGADVLDGLFGHERFTVTPRRGELLVYDKLARPLADRIVLPVPSSRGKGVLISPTIYGNVMLGPTAEDLTDRTDTGTSESGFDFLLDKGGRLMPTLLEEEVTASYAGLRAAIDHGDYLIEPSADQGYLLVGGIRSTGLTASLAIAEHVRGVLAEAGLKLEPRLDLPTPPHMPNLGEAFVRPYQDAALIAEDSAYGRVVCFCERVTEGEIRDAYLSPLPPAGLDGLRRRTRAMNGRCQGFYCGARVDALVATKGGTCPADKGGTCQEAAE; from the coding sequence ATGACTGACCACAGCCCGCCCACCGGCCCCGTCGCCCGGGAGGAGGTGACCGGGCGGCCGCACGCGCACGAACGGGAGAACGCGGACGCGTACGGGAAGGTGTACGACGTGGCCGTGATCGGCGCCGGGGTCGTGGGCTCGGCGATCGCCAGGGACCTGTCGGGACACGACCTGTCCGTGGTGCTCCTCGACGCCCGCGACGACGTCGGGGACGGCACCAGCAAGGCCAACACCGCCATCCTGCACACCGGATTCGACGCCAAGCCCGGCACCCTCGAATCCCGGCTGGTCCGGCGGGGGTACGAGCTGCTCTCCGGGTACGCCGAGGAGACCGGCATCCCGGTCGAGCGCACCGGCGCGCTCCTCGTCGCCTGGAACCAGGAGGAGCTGGACGCCCTCCCCGGGCTGCGCGACAAGGCCGTGGCCAACGGGTACGAGCACTGCGAACCCGTCACCGCCGACGAGGTCTACCGGCAGGTCCCGGCGCTCGGACCCGGCGCGCTCGGCGGCCTCACCGTCCCCGACGAGTCGATCATCTGCACCTGGACCACCACCCTCGCCCTGGCCACCGACGCCAGGGCGAGGGGGGCCACGCTGCTCCTCGGCCACCGGGTGGAAGGCGTCGAACGCGGGGAAGGTGCCGGGCAGGTGGACGGTGCCGAGCAGGTGGACGGGGCCGAGCGGGGCGCCGGGGCCACCACCCTGCGCACCCCGCACGGCCCGGTCACCGCCCGGTGGGTCGTCAACGCGGCCGGTCTGGGCGCCGATGTGCTGGACGGCCTCTTCGGCCACGAGCGCTTCACCGTCACCCCGCGCCGGGGCGAACTGCTCGTCTACGACAAGCTGGCCCGGCCGCTCGCGGACCGAATCGTCCTGCCGGTGCCCAGTTCGCGCGGCAAGGGTGTGCTGATCAGCCCCACCATCTACGGGAACGTGATGCTCGGCCCCACCGCCGAGGACCTCACCGACCGTACGGACACGGGCACTTCGGAGTCCGGCTTCGACTTCCTCCTCGACAAGGGCGGGCGGCTGATGCCCACGCTGCTGGAGGAGGAGGTCACCGCCTCGTACGCGGGGCTGCGCGCCGCCATCGACCACGGCGACTATCTGATCGAGCCCTCGGCCGACCAGGGCTATCTGCTCGTCGGCGGCATCCGCTCCACCGGACTCACCGCGTCGCTCGCGATCGCCGAGCACGTACGGGGCGTCCTCGCCGAGGCGGGACTCAAGCTGGAGCCGCGCCTCGACCTGCCCACGCCGCCGCACATGCCCAACCTGGGCGAGGCGTTCGTCAGGCCGTACCAGGACGCGGCCCTGATCGCCGAGGACAGCGCCTACGGGCGCGTCGTCTGCTTCTGCGAGCGGGTGACCGAGGGCGAGATCCGCGACGCGTACCTCTCGCCGCTGCCGCCCGCCGGACTCGACGGGCTGCGCCGCCGCACCCGCGCGATGAACGGGCGCTGCCAGGGCTTCTACTGCGGGGCCCGGGTCGACGCCCTGGTGGCCACCAAGGGCGGCACCTGCCCGGCGGACAAGGGCGGCACCTGTCAGGAGGCAGCCGAATGA